A stretch of Aerococcaceae bacterium zg-252 DNA encodes these proteins:
- the smpB gene encoding SsrA-binding protein SmpB, producing the protein MSQGKDKPLAQNRKARHDYEIIDTFESGLVLTGTEIKSVRKGKMNLQDGYISIHQGEAWLKNAHISPYDHGNIFNHDPLRDRKLLLHKSEILKLANEVKLSSMTIVPLKVYLVRGRAKLLIGLARGKNKYDKRHALKEKQAKRDIDRAIKNR; encoded by the coding sequence CCATTAGCGCAGAATCGAAAAGCACGCCATGATTATGAAATCATTGATACATTTGAATCAGGATTAGTGCTAACAGGTACTGAAATTAAATCAGTGCGTAAAGGAAAAATGAATTTGCAAGACGGATATATTTCGATTCATCAAGGGGAAGCATGGTTAAAAAATGCCCATATTAGTCCTTATGACCATGGCAATATTTTCAATCATGATCCATTGCGTGATCGAAAATTATTATTGCATAAAAGTGAAATTTTAAAACTGGCGAATGAAGTGAAGTTGAGCAGCATGACGATTGTGCCATTGAAAGTGTATTTGGTTCGTGGACGTGCGAAATTATTAATCGGCTTGGCTCGAGGTAAAAATAAATACGATAAGCGTCATGCTTTGAAAGAAAAACAAGCAAAACGAGATATTGACCGTGCGATAAAAAATCGTTAA